Genomic window (Hydrogenimonas cancrithermarum):
CACACGAGATCGGGGTCATTATGGACTGGGTACCGTCGCACTTCGTGACCGACGGCCATGGGCTCATCAATTTCGACGGTACCTGCCTCTACGAGCATGAAGACCCGCGCCTTGGGTATCACCCGGAATGGAGCAGCGCCATCTTCAACTACGGAAGAAACGAGGTGCGCGCCTTTTTGATCTCGAGTGCAATGTATTGGCTCGAAAAGTACCACATCGATGGCATTCGCGTCGATGCGGTCGCGTCGATGCTCTACCTCAACTATGCCCGGAAAGATGGTGAGTGGCTTCCAAACAAGTATGGCGGTAACGAAAATCTCGATGCGATCGACTTTTTGAAACAGCTCAACGAGACGGTCTATGGGGCGTACCAGGATATCGTGATGATCGCGGAGGAGTCAACGGCATATCCGATGGTGACACGCCCTGTCTATCTTGGAGGCCTGGGGTTCGGTTTCAAATGGAACATGGGATGGATGCACGATACGCTCAAATATTTCAAGCTCGACCCGATTCACCGACAGCACCATCATCACCAGATCACCTTCAGCATGTGGTATGCCTTCGACGAAAACTTCGTGCTGCCGCTCAGCCACGACGAGGTGGTCCATATGAAAGGCTCGCTCATCAACAAGATGCCAGGCGACGAAAATCAGAAATTCGCCAACCTTCGCGCACTCTTCGCCTACATGACGGCACATCCGGGTAAAAAACTGCTCTTTATGGGTGGGGAGTTCGGCCAATGGCGTGAATGGAACTACAAGGAGAGCCTCGACTGGCATCTTCTGGAAAAACCGTGCCATCGAGGGCTTCAGAAGCTCGTCAGCGACCTCAATGGCCTCTATAGGAGCGAGCGGGCGCTTCATCTCTACGACGAGAAACATGCCGGATTCGAGTGGATCGACGCCAACGACTACCAGCACAATGTCCTCAGCTTCATCCGAAAAAGCGATATCGATGAAGAGACGATTCTGGTCGTTTGCAACTTTGCAGATACGGTCTACGAGAACTACCGTGTCGGTGTGCCCTTTTCCGGTCTTTGGAAGGAGATCTTCAACTCGCAGTACAAAACCTACGAGGGATGGGATATCACCAATCCCGAACCGATACATACGGATCCGATCGAAGCCCATGGAAGAGAGCATTCACTGAGTCTGCGCCTTCCGGCGCTTGGGGTCTCTTATTTCAAACTGATTTAATATGAAAAGGTTTGGGAGGTCTGCAGATATTCGTGCGCCATATAGCTGCTGCGGGTGTAGGGCGAACTCTTGATGTAGCGGTAGCCCATGGCCATGCCTGCCTGGCGGTAGAAGTCGAAGAGGGCGGGTTCCACAAATTCCACGACGGGTGTGTGGCGGCGGCTCGGTGCCAGATACTGGCCGATACTCAGCAGTCTACATCCCGTCTTCAGAATATCCTCCATCGTTTCCAGAACCTCCTCTTTTCTCTCCCCCAGTCCCAGCATGATCCCGCTTTTGGTGGCGATATCGGGATTTGCCGAGGAGAGATTTTTTAAAACACGCAGTGACCGTTCATAGTCGGCCCCTTTGCGAATATGGTAGAGGCGGGGGATCGTTTCGATGTTGTGCCCGACGATCTCCGCGCCGCTGCGGGCGGCCGTTTCGATCGCCTTTTCGTCTTCATGGAAGTCGGGAACGAGAATTTCGACGACGATCGTTGGGTCGAGGGTTTTGATGGCTTTTACCGTTTGGCCGAAATGGCCGGCGCCTCCGTCGGGCAGGTCGTCACGGGTGGGACTGGTGACGACGACATGCCTTAGTCCCATCTGTCCTACGGTTTCGGCCACCCGTTGCGGTTCGTCGGGATCGGGTGGAAGAGGCCTCTTTTTCGTTACGTTGCAGAAGGTGCAGCCACGGGTGCAGAGGTGGCCCAGGATCAGAAAGGTCGCCACTCTTTTCGAAAAGCACTCCGCGATATTGGGACAGAGCGCCTCCTGGCAGATCGTGTGAAGGCCGCTGCCGGCGATCATGGTTTCGACCTCTCTCATCATACTGGGAGTGATCTTTTTTTGGAGCCATTCAGGCTTTTTCTGAAGGTTCTTTTCCATCGATGTTCCATTCTGCGGTTTTGTATTTTGTTTCGAAGAGACGGTCGGCGAGATCCTCTTCCTCTCTTTGCATCGTATCTTCGAAGAGGTCGGCATCCATCGCTTTGCCGAAAGCTTCGATCAGGAGAGGCGTCAGATCTTCGTCGCACCTCACGACCCCGAGAGTTTCGAGCGATAGACTCTCTCCGAAACCGGAAGCCTCCGCGAAGAGAGTTTCGAAACGCTCTTTGTCGTACCGAAGAGGGATGGAGCCGTGCTGGAGCATGGCGGTGCGGGTGTGGCGCTGGGCATTGCCCCCGATCTTTCTCTCCCCGACGACGATGTCGTACGCCTCCCTTCCGGCGAGGCAGATCGGAGACCGGCGCTCCGGTAGCCCTTCCTGGGCGGCGAAACCGGCGGGCAGCCCCAGTTTTTCGTAAAAACGGATCAGAAACTGGCAGAGGAGGCGATAGCTCTCTTTGACACCGTGTCGCTTCGCGAAGGCCGCGGGGAGAACGATGCTGTAGGAGATGTCGCCCCCGTGGACCAGTATGCCGCCTCCCGTGATGCGCCGGACCCCCTCGACGCCGTACTTTTTCATGGAGTCGAGATCGAGAGCTTCGGCAGGTTTGGAGTAGCGCCCGAAGGTGAGAGCGGGATTCCAGCGATAGAGTCGGAAAATGGGTGCGTCGCCATGTCGGTAACTGCGCAGCAACGCTTCATCGACCGCCATGTTCCATCCGCCGAAAGACTCCTCTTCCACGATCACTCTCCATTTTTGCAACTTTAAAAATCCTTTTAATCCGAATTTTAACTTTCGTTAACCGTTTTGTATTATACTACGAAAGAGTGAATGAAAGTTGCCTCGTCGGTGAAATCGATGAGAAGGAGGAGAGACGATGGAAGAGAATTGGATAGAGAAAGATATCGAAAAGTTGCCCGTGCGGCCCAATCTGGTGGACTATGAAGAGACCTGCAGAACTTTCTCGTGGGACGAGGTAGGAAAAAAGTTCGATGGACTTCCCTCCGGCGGGCTCAACATCGCCCACGAGGCGATCGATCGCCACGCCGACGGCCCGCTGAAAGAGAAAACGGCGCTGATCTGGCACGGCAAGAGCGGCGAGAGAAAAACCTACACTTACGCCGACCTGAAAAAAAAGACCAACCGCTTCGCCAACGTCCTCAAAAAGCTCGATTTCGAAAAGGGCGAGCGGGTTTTCATCCTCTCCCCGAGGGTGCCCGAGCTCTACATCGCGGTGATGGGGATTTTGAAAAACCGCAGCGTCATGTGCCCACTCTTCGCGCAGTTCGGTCCCGAGCCGATCTTCCAGCGGATGGAGGGGGGTGATGCGAAGGGACTGATGACGACCGAGCGGCTCTACGACAAGAAGGTGGCCCAGATCGCCGACAGACTACCCGCTTTGAAATATGTCCTGTTGATCGATGCCGAGACCCACAGAGACGAGAGGGTCCTTTCGCTGCCCCGGCTGATGGAAGAGGCGTCCGAGGATTTTAAAATCGGCCCCACCGACGAGGAGGATATGGCGCTGCTGCACTTCACCAGCGGCACGACGGGAAAACCCAAAGGGGTCATCCACGTCCACAAGGCGATCTACACCCACTGGGTGACCGGCTACTACGTGCTCGACTTCCACCCCGACGATATCTTCTGGTGCACAGCCGACCCGGGATGGGTCACCGGTACCTCCTACGGCATCATCGCCCCGTGGCTGCACGGCATCACCAATATCGTCGACGAGGCGGAGTTCAATGCCGAGCGGTGGTTCAAAATCCTCCAAGACGAGAAGGTCAACGTCTGGTACACCGCCCCCACGGCGATCCGACGGCTGATGCGCCTGGATGTCGAACCGCTGAAAGCGTACGATCTGTCGAATCTGCGCCTCATCCAGAGTGTCGGTGAACCTCTCAATCCCGAAGCGGTTCGCTGGGGGATGGAAAAACTCAAACTGCCGATCCACGACAACTGGTGGCAGACGGAGACGGGCGGCATCATGATCGCCAACTACATTTCCCAGACGATCCGACCCGGCTCGATGGGGCGGCCGCTGCCGGGGATCGAGGCGGCGATCGTGCGGCGAAACGACGATGGCACCGCCACCGTCGTCACCGAACCGGGCAAAGAGGGGGATCTGGCGCTTAGGCCCGGATGGCCTTCGATGTTCAGAGGCTACCTGCACAACGAAGAGAAGTACAGAAAATCGTTCGTGGGTGGCTGGTACATCTCGGGCGATCTGGCCTACCGGGATGAAGATGGCTACTTCTGGTTCGTGGGCCGGGCCGACGACATCATCAAAACCTCGGGCCACATGGTGGGCCCCTTCGAAGTCGAAAGCGCCCTGATGGAGCATCCGGCCGTCGCGGAGGTGGGGGTCATCGGGAAACCCGATCCGGTGATCGGACAGCTGGTGAAAGCTTTCGTCTCTTTGAAAAAGGGGTACGAGCCCAGCGAAGAGCTGAAACGTGAGCTACTCGCCTTCGGGCGCAAGAAGCTGGGGGTCGCCGTTGCGCCCAAGGAGATCGAATTCATGGAGAACCTTCCCAAAACGCGCAGCGGAAAGATCATGCGGCGTCTGCTCAAGGCGATGGAGCTGGGGCTCCCCCTGGGTGACACGTCGACGCTGGAAAAGTAAAGCCGACGTTACGCAAAAACTTCGTTTTGGCTGAACGTCATCTCGAAAACGAATGTTTTCGAAACTTCAGGGGGCAGGCTCGGAACCGTAGGTGATGTGTGAAACACCACCGCAGGCAGTCCCCGCCAAAATATGAGCTTCGCTCATGATTTGCATGACATTAGTAGAAAGGATCGAAGATGAGTCTGACGATAAAAGAGGCGAAAAAGCTCTACCGCGACATGCTGCTGATCCGGCGTTTCGAGGAGAAGGCGGCGGAGCTCTACACCGAAGAGAAGATCCGCGGATTTTTGCATCTATATATCGGCGAGGAGGCGGTCGCTACGGGGATCATGGCTACACTGAAGCCCGAAGACGGCGTCGTCGCCACCTACCGCGAACACGGCCACGCCCTCGTCAAGGGGATCGAACCGCAAAAGGTGATGGCCGAACTCTACGGCAAAATCGACGGCTGCTCCCGGGGGCGGGGCGGGTCGATGCACCTTTTCGACAAGGAGAAGAACTTCTACGGCGGTTACGCCATCGTCGGCGGCGGACTGCCTCTGGCGGTGGGGATCGCCCTGGCGGACAAGCGGCTGGGCCGCGAGCGGGTGACGGTCTGCTTCTTCGGCGACGGCGCCGTGGCCGAGGGGGAGTTTCACGAATCCCTCAACCTCGCGGCGCTGTGGAATCTGCCTGTGCTTTTCGTCTGCGAAAACAACCTTTACGGGATGGGAACGCGGCTGGAGCTGGCGGAATCGGAGCCCGACATCGCCAAGAAGGCCGAAAGCTACCGGATCGAATCGCACAGAGTCGACGGGATGGATGTGCTGAAGGTTCACGAGGCGGCCCGCAAAGCCCTCTCCCATGTCCGATCCGGCAAGGGGCCCGTCTTTCTGGAGTGCCAGACCTACCGTTTCCGTGCCCACTCGATGTTCGACGCCGAGCTCTACCGGAGCAAGGAGGAGGTGGAGGAGTGGAAGAAGAAAGACCCGCTGCTGGTGTTCAGGAAACGGAGCGAGGAGCTGGAGATATGGGAGAAGATCGGTGCCGACGCGATCGAAAAAGAGGTGGAGAAGATCATCGCCGACGCCGTCGATTTCGCCGAGAAGAGCGGATGGGAGCCGGTGGATGAGCTGACGAAGTATGTCTATAGCGAGGAGGTGCCGTCATGAAAAAGGAGATCACCTACCGCGAAGCGGTGCGCATCGCGATCGATACCGCGATGGAGAAGGACGAGCGGGTCTTTCTGGCCGGCGAAGATGTGGGGCGCTACGGCGGAAGCTACGCCGTGAGCATGGGGCTGCTGGAAAAGTACGGCTCCGAGAGGATCGTCGACACCCCCCTGTGCGAATCGGGATTCACCGGCATGGGAATCGGGGCGGCGATGAACGGGATGCGTCCGATCGTCGAGATCATGACCTGCAATTTCAGCCTTCTGGCGCTCGATCAGATCGTGAACAACGCCGCCCACCTGCTGCATATGTCGGGCGGCCAGTTCAACGTGCCCCTGGTGATCCGCATGGCCACGGGCGCGGGCAAGCAGCTGGCGGCCCAGCACTCCCACTCCTTCGAGGGGTGGTACGCCCACATCCCCGGCATCAAGGTGCTGACCCCCGCGACGGTGCAGGATGCCCACGACATGGTGGGTCTGGCCCTCGACGATCCCGATCCGGTGCTGATCTTCGAAAACGCGCTGCTCTACAACCGAAAGGGGCCCTTTGACTCCGCGGCGAAGCCGCTGCCGATCGGGAAGGCGAAAGTGATGCGCGAGGGGAACAATCTGAGCATCTTCGCCTACGGCATCAACCTCTTCAAAGCCCTCGACGCCGCCGAGGAGCTGGCCAAAGAGGGGATCGAAGCGGAGGTGGTCGATCTGCGCTCGCTCAGGCCGCTGGACGACGAGACGATCGTCGCCTCGGTGGCGAAGACCCACCGGGTGCTGATCGTCGACGAAGGATGGCGCAGCGGCAGTATTTCGGCCGAAATCATGGCACGAATCAACGAAAAGGCCTTCTACGAGCTCGACGCCCCGATGGCGCGGGTCTGCACCGAAGAGGTGCCGATCCCTTATCCGAGGCACTTGGAGGAGGCGGCGATCCCCAGCGCCGAGAAGGTGGCCGCCGCGGTCCGAACTTTGATGAAGGAGGCGTAGATGATCTACAAGATGCCGAGTCTGGGCGCGGACATGGAGTCGGGGATTCTCGCCGAGTGGAAAGTCAAAGAGGGCGACCGCCTCAAAAAAGGCGACGTCATCGCCGACATCGAAACGAGCAAGGGGATCATAGAAGCCGAAATCTACGAGGACGGCACGGTCGAAAAGATCGTGGGAAAAGAGGGGACGGAGTATCCCGTCGGCACGCCGCTGGCGGTCGTGCGGACCGAAAAGGACGACGACGAAACGATCCGAAAGGAGTTGGCGGAGGTCGAAGCCGCGGCGGGCGGGGAGGCTCCGAAAGAGGAGGGGGCGGCCGAAACGGTGTTTCCCTCTTCGGAAAAAGAGGAGCAGACGGCATCCGCGCCCAAAAGCGCCGCGGAGGAGATTTTCGGGGCGATCGCCGAAACGAAGGACGAAGCGGTGCAGGAGGTCGGCCGCATCCGTGCGACGCCGCTGGCAAGAAAACGGGCCAGAGAGCTCGGGATCGATCTGAAGGAGCTCGCGAAGCGTGTGCGGGGCAAGATCAGCGCCCGCGACGTGGAAGAGGTGGCCAGACAACTCTTTAAACCGGGTGCGGCGAAACCCGACGCGATGCGGATGGCGATCGCCGCGGCGATGAGCCGCTCCAATGCCGAAATTCCTCACTACTATCTTTCGACGCCGATCGACATGACCTCTGCGCTTTCGTGGCTCAGGGATCTCAACGCGAAGCGGTCGATCAAAGATCGCATCCTCCCTGCCGCCCTGATGATCCGCGCCGTGGTCGAAGCGCTGAAAGAGGTCCCGGAGCTCAACGGATTCTGGAAAGAGGGGCCGGTGCCCAGCGAAGCGATCCATCCGGGTATCGCCATCGCAAGGCGGGAGGGAGGGCTCATCACGCCGGCGATGATCGACGCCCACAAAATGAACCTGGACGAGACGATGCAGGCGCTGAGCGACTTGATCACCCGAACCCGCGGCGGTAAGCTGACGAGTTCCCAGATGACGGAACAAACTGTCACGATCACCAATCTCGGCGATCTGGGCGTCGAAAAGGTTTTCGGCGTCATCTACCCGCCGCAGGTGGCACTGATCGGGTTTGGACGCATCATGGAGAGGCCCTGGGCGGTGGGTGACGCCATCGCCGTCAGGAAGGTGGTGGAAGCTTCGATCGCCGGCGACCATCGGGCCACCGACGGAAGAACCGGCGCTCTGTTTCTCGCCAAACTCGACAAAATATTGCAAAATCCGGAGGAACTGCTATGACGAAAGAGGAGATCAAAAAAACGATCGTCGAGGCGATTTATGAAATCGCACCTGAACACGAAGGCGAGGAGATTCCTGAAAAAGAGAATCTTCAGGAATCTCTGGAGATCGATTCCTACGATTTTCTGAACCTGCTGACGGCGCTGGCGGAGAAACTGGGTGTGGAAGTGCCGGAAGAGGATTACGGAAAGGTCGATACCCTCGAACATATGGTCGACTATTTCTCGAATCATATGAAATAATATTAAGGAGGAGAAGATGGGAACCTATACGGATAAACTGCAAGAGATCAAGGCGCTGGTGGAGCGGCTTCAGAAAGAGGCGCCCGAACAGATGGAAGCGTTTCACAAGTTCATGTTCGCCGTCGAAAAGCCGGGAGCGCTCGATACGAAGGCCAAAGAGCTGGTCAACGTGGGGCTGGCGGTGGCGGCGCAGTGCGAGTGGTGCATCTCGCTCCATGTCAAAGGCGCGCTGGATGCGGGAGCGAAGAGGGAGGAGATCATCGACGCGGCGATGCAGGCGGTGCTGATGCACGGCGGACCCGCGCTGATGTATATGATACCTGTGGAAAAAGCGCTCGACGAATTCACGGCGAAATAGTGCGATGAGCGACGCAGCAGCTTATCCGCAGAGCGAGAAGTTCACACCCGAAGCGTGGGATTTGCTTATCCGCTACCAACTCTCACCGGATCTGTTCGCAACGATCAAGAGGGTGGGGGAGGCGGATGTCCGCGACTATATTCAAAGCCACGGTGTGCCCCTTCCGAAACCTTTGACTCCCATTCGGCGGGCGATCATCGAACATGTCGTCGAAGCGGCGAAGAAACCGGTCTTTCACATCTACGACGGTATTGACGCCACGTTGATCCGGGCCTACGAGACGAAGGAGCTGACGGTCACCGTCTGGATCCTCAAACTCGTCGCCGAAGCGATGATGAAACATCCCGAGACCCGAACGACTCTTGGCGCCGACACGTTCCAGGTGTGGCCCAACGCTTCCATCGCATTGGCGATGGCCCACGGCGAAGCCCTCTATATGCCGGTCTTCAGGGATGTCGATACCAAGAGCGTCCAGCAGATCGCCGACGAGCTGGCGAATTACAAAGAGCGGGTACGCAGGGGGAGGGTGCTGGCCTCCCACCTGGTGGGTTCGACCTTCGGTATATCGAACCTGGGGATGACGGGAATCGATCGGTTTGATGCGTTGATCAACAAAAACGATACGGGCATCGCCGCCATCGGCGGCGAAACGCAGGGACGAATCAGTGTCACACTGACGATCGACCACCGCTTCATCAACGGCTGGCAGGCAGCGGAATTCATGCAGACGCTCAAAAAACTGGCGGAAGATCCGACGTTGTTCAAATGATCATACCGCTTTCGTCCGCAAGACGAAACAGAAAGGATTTTAGATGAAAGCCAAAGCTGACGAAACGACGCGTGTTTATCTGATAGGAAGCGGAATCGCGAATCTGGCGGCCGCTTTCTATCTCATCGAAGATGCAGGAGTGGACCCGCAGCGTATCACGATCTACGAACAGTGGGACATCGCTGGAGGCGCGCTGGACGGATCGGGGGATCCCGAACATGGCTATCTGATACGCGGTGGGCGGATGCACGAAAAGCACTACCACTGCTACTGGGACCTGCTTTCTCACATTCCCTCCTACGACGATCCCGACGTAACCGTCTACGAAGAGACGATAGAGTTCAACGAGCGGTATGTCTCCGACAATCATGCGAGACTTCTGAAAGAGGGAAAACGGGTCGATCTGAGAAGCTACAGGCTCAGTCTTCAGGATCAGTTCGACATGACGAAACTTCTCTTCACCCCCGAGAGCGAATTGCAGCGGCTGCGGATCGAGGATTGGTTCAGTGGGGAGTTTTTTCAGACGAACTACTGGCTGATCTTCACCAGCATGTTCGCTTTCCAGAAATGGAGCTCCTTGATGGAAGCGCGTCGCTATATGCTGCGATTCATGCATCTCATGCCCGGAATGAAGCGGTTGCAGGGGATTCTGCGGACCAAGTACAACCAGTACCACTCCGTGGTGGTTCCCCTGCAGCAGTGGCTCGGCGACAAAGGTGTACGGTTCGAATTAAAAACGAGGGTCGTCGATATCGATTTTGATCTGGGCGATGGGAAAAAACGGGCGACACATCTGCATCTGGTCACGAACGGGGAGAGCCGCACACTGGAAGTGGGAGAGAAGGATTACTGTTTCCTCATCAACGGTTCCATCGTTGACGCCCCCGACGAAGGGGATCTGAAAACCCCAGCCAGACTCAAAGGGGTGGAGGATTCTGGTTCGTGGAGTCTGTGGAAGAAGATCGCGGCCAAAGATCCCGATTTCGGAAACCCGGATGTTTTCTGCGGCGATATCGACCGCTCCAAATGGTACTCCTATACCGTGACCCTGCGTGACCGCACGTTCCATGACTATATGGAGGATTTCACGGGCAATCTCAACGGTACCGGCGGACTGATCACGCTGACCGATTCCAACTGGCTCATGTCCATCGTTATCGCCAGGCAGCCCCATTTCCCGGACCAGCCAAACGACGTCAAGGTCTTCTGGGGCTACGGGCTCTATGTGGACCGCGTCGGCAACAAGGTCAAAAAACCGATGAGTGAATGTACCGGCGAAGAGATTCTGCGGGAGCTCTGGTACCATCTGAAGATCGAGGAGATGATGGAGCCGATCATGCAGTCGGAGAGACTGGTCAACTGCATTCCGGTGGCGATGCCTTTCATCGACAGCCTCTTCATGCCGAGAGCCTTCGGCGACCGCCCCGCGGTGTTGCCGGAAGGGACGGAGAATTTCGCTTTTCTCGGGCAGTTCACGGAGGTGAAAGATGATTGCGTCTTTACCGTGGAGTATTCGGTGCGTACGGCCCAAATGGCGGTCTTTGGTCTCTTCGACTGTGGCAAGGAGCCTCTGCCGGTCTACGTGGGTGCCCACAATCCCATCGCGATGATGAAAGCGGCGGCGGCGATCGCGGAATAGGAGAGAATCGAGATGGAGTACGATTACGATATCGTTTTTTTGGGCGGCGGCCTCAACTATGCGGGTGCCGTCGTGGCCTCGAAGGCGAGGCTGAAGTGTGCACTGGTGGAGAAAAACCCGGCGCATCTTGGTGGGACATGTCTGCACAACGGCTGTATCCCTTCCAAAATGTACCTGGCGGCCGCCGATACGGTGCGGGCGTCGAAAAAAGCGCATTTCAGTGGGTCGCTTTCGCTCGATATGGCGAAACTGGACGAAGAGAAGGAAGCGCTTCTGGCGCGGGCGACGAAAGCGATCATGAAGCAGTGCGAAAATGTGGAGATCGTCGAGGGGGAGGGCGTCCTGACGGCGCCGCACACCATAGAAGCAGACGGTAAAACCGTCACGGGAAGGTATGTGATCATCGGAACCGGTTCGCGCCCTTTCATTCCGGAGGGGATCGTTTACGACAGCCATTCGGTCATCACCAGCGACGAAGTTCTCAATATGCGGGAGTTTCCGGAAAGGATCGCCATCTACGGAGATGGTGCCATCGGGTTGGAAATGGCGAGCTTTTTCGCTTCCGTCGGTGTGGAGACGGAGCTAATCTGGCGCCACGACACGCTGCTGCGAAAAGCGCACCCGAAGATTTCGGAAAACGCCATGAAACAGATGGAGGCACTCGGCGTGACGCTGCTGCCCGACCACTCCATCGAAACGGCCAAAAAGGCGAAAAAGGGCGTGCACATCCGTTTTTCCGACGGATCGGAACACCATGTACCCAAACTCCTGGTCGCCACGGGACGCCGCCCCAACGTGGAAGCGGTTCGTAACGATGCCGTCGCTGTGGACAAACGCGGCATCGTTACCGACGAACATTTCGAAACGACCTGCAAAGACCATTATGCCGTCGGAGATTGCAACGGCAAACTTCAGCTCGCCCATGCGGCGAGGGCGGAAGTGCTCTATGTCGTCAGGCAGATTCTGGGCGAAAAACCGGAGCCTCTGAATCTGAATCATGTCGTGAAGTTCATCCATACCCTCCCATGCTCCTACGCGGTCGTGGGGGAAACCCGAAGCGAACTGGAAAAACGGGGCGTGGAGTACAAAGAGAGTGTCGTACCGTTGTCGGGGCTACCGTTTCCTCACACCCACGACGGAGACCTGGGCGTCATGGTGGTCTACGCCGACGAAGATAGGTTCATCATGGGCGGAGAGGTTTTCTGCCCGGGTGCCGAAGAGATCATTGCCGTCGTTTCGATGGCTCTGGCTGGGGAGATGGACGTAAAGCTGGCCAGGCGCACCATTCTCGCCCATCCGACTTTTTCCGAATCTCTCGAAAGGGCATTCGATCGGCTATGATATGAAATGGATGGAGGTTCGTCTCGTATTTTGTCTACAACATGGAAAAATGATTTGATATAAGGATTTGAAATGGCGATTTTGCAATCGTTCGGAGCGGCCGAAGTGGTAACGGGCTCTTGTCATTTGCTCCGTATGGAGAAGGGACCGACGATTCTCGTGGATTGCGGTATGTTTCAAGGCACTGTTGAGGAGAGAAACTTCGAACCCTTCGGATTCGATCCAAAAAAGGTGGACATTCTACTAGTTACCCACGCGCACCTTGACCATGTAGGACGGATTCCGAAATTGGTGAAAGAGGGGTTCCAGGGGCGCATCGTGACACTTAAATCGACGATGGAACTCGCGGAAGTTGTGATGCTCGATAGCGCCCATCTGATGCTCGAAGAGTATGAAACTCGTTATCGCAAAGCTCAGCGACGGGGTGCGGAAGCGAGTGTACGACAACCGCTCTATACACCCGATGACGTTCAGTTGGTGTATGATCTGCCAATGGTGTTCGTGGAGTACGATAAACCGATGGAGATCGCAAAAGGTATCGTGGCTACTTTCCGAAATGCGGGGCACATTCTCGATTCGGCCACGATCGAACTGGATATCTATGAGAACGGTATGGAGAAAAAAGTCGTTTTCAGTGGCGATCTAGGCAACCATAACGATATGGTGATGCGAAATCCCGAATATGTCGAAAAAGCCGATACCCTTTTTATCGAGTCGACCTACGGTGATCGTAACCACAAAGGGATCGCAGAGAGTGTTGAAGAGTTTAAAAAAATCGTCGTCGATACACTGTTGAATCAGGGGAATGTGCTCATTCCCTCTTTCGCCATCGAAAGGACCCAGGAGATTCTCTGTCTATTGAAACGGATGTATGATGAGAAAAAGCTTCCGCAGTGCCGTATCTTTCTCGATTCTCCGATGGCCATTCGCGCTACAAGACTCTATGACGAATATCATGAGGAGTTGAGCCGGGAGTGCAACGACTATCTCAAACGCGACGGCACGATTTTCGAGTTTCCCTGGGTCGAATATACTTCCAAACCAGAAGAGTCCAAGAAGATCAACGAGATCGAGAGCGGATGCATCATCATCGCCGGAAGTGGTATGTGTACAGGCGGACGGATTCTCCACCATTTCAAACACCGTCTCTGGAACGAAAAGAACGCTCTTCTTTTTGTTGGATATCAAGCCGAAGGAACCCTGGGACGGCGCATCGTGAATGGTGAAAGACATCTTCGTATTTACCATGAAGAGGTAGTGGTACGTGCGAGTATACATACAATCAACGGATTTTCGGCTCATGCCGACCAGAGCGAGCTGATCGATTGGATGCGGAGATTCGAACGGCTAGACAAGATTTTCCTGATCCACGGCGAATACGATAAACAGAAGATTTTTAAAAGTGCGATCGCCGAAAAACTCGCCAAAAAGGCGCATATCGTCGAAC
Coding sequences:
- the pdhA gene encoding pyruvate dehydrogenase (acetyl-transferring) E1 component subunit alpha, coding for MSLTIKEAKKLYRDMLLIRRFEEKAAELYTEEKIRGFLHLYIGEEAVATGIMATLKPEDGVVATYREHGHALVKGIEPQKVMAELYGKIDGCSRGRGGSMHLFDKEKNFYGGYAIVGGGLPLAVGIALADKRLGRERVTVCFFGDGAVAEGEFHESLNLAALWNLPVLFVCENNLYGMGTRLELAESEPDIAKKAESYRIESHRVDGMDVLKVHEAARKALSHVRSGKGPVFLECQTYRFRAHSMFDAELYRSKEEVEEWKKKDPLLVFRKRSEELEIWEKIGADAIEKEVEKIIADAVDFAEKSGWEPVDELTKYVYSEEVPS
- a CDS encoding alpha-ketoacid dehydrogenase subunit beta; its protein translation is MKKEITYREAVRIAIDTAMEKDERVFLAGEDVGRYGGSYAVSMGLLEKYGSERIVDTPLCESGFTGMGIGAAMNGMRPIVEIMTCNFSLLALDQIVNNAAHLLHMSGGQFNVPLVIRMATGAGKQLAAQHSHSFEGWYAHIPGIKVLTPATVQDAHDMVGLALDDPDPVLIFENALLYNRKGPFDSAAKPLPIGKAKVMREGNNLSIFAYGINLFKALDAAEELAKEGIEAEVVDLRSLRPLDDETIVASVAKTHRVLIVDEGWRSGSISAEIMARINEKAFYELDAPMARVCTEEVPIPYPRHLEEAAIPSAEKVAAAVRTLMKEA
- a CDS encoding dihydrolipoamide acetyltransferase family protein translates to MIYKMPSLGADMESGILAEWKVKEGDRLKKGDVIADIETSKGIIEAEIYEDGTVEKIVGKEGTEYPVGTPLAVVRTEKDDDETIRKELAEVEAAAGGEAPKEEGAAETVFPSSEKEEQTASAPKSAAEEIFGAIAETKDEAVQEVGRIRATPLARKRARELGIDLKELAKRVRGKISARDVEEVARQLFKPGAAKPDAMRMAIAAAMSRSNAEIPHYYLSTPIDMTSALSWLRDLNAKRSIKDRILPAALMIRAVVEALKEVPELNGFWKEGPVPSEAIHPGIAIARREGGLITPAMIDAHKMNLDETMQALSDLITRTRGGKLTSSQMTEQTVTITNLGDLGVEKVFGVIYPPQVALIGFGRIMERPWAVGDAIAVRKVVEASIAGDHRATDGRTGALFLAKLDKILQNPEELL
- a CDS encoding acyl carrier protein; protein product: MTKEEIKKTIVEAIYEIAPEHEGEEIPEKENLQESLEIDSYDFLNLLTALAEKLGVEVPEEDYGKVDTLEHMVDYFSNHMK
- a CDS encoding carboxymuconolactone decarboxylase family protein; protein product: MGTYTDKLQEIKALVERLQKEAPEQMEAFHKFMFAVEKPGALDTKAKELVNVGLAVAAQCEWCISLHVKGALDAGAKREEIIDAAMQAVLMHGGPALMYMIPVEKALDEFTAK
- a CDS encoding 2-oxo acid dehydrogenase subunit E2, yielding MSDAAAYPQSEKFTPEAWDLLIRYQLSPDLFATIKRVGEADVRDYIQSHGVPLPKPLTPIRRAIIEHVVEAAKKPVFHIYDGIDATLIRAYETKELTVTVWILKLVAEAMMKHPETRTTLGADTFQVWPNASIALAMAHGEALYMPVFRDVDTKSVQQIADELANYKERVRRGRVLASHLVGSTFGISNLGMTGIDRFDALINKNDTGIAAIGGETQGRISVTLTIDHRFINGWQAAEFMQTLKKLAEDPTLFK